CCAGCAAATGTGGGCTGACCCCGCAGTACAAGGGTCTGCAAGCGCTGTATGAACAGTATCAGGAGCGCGGTCTCGTGATTCTGGGGTTCCCCTGCGACCAGTTCGGTCATCAGGAGCCGGGTGACGAGACCCAGATCAGCGAATTCTGCGAGATCAATTACGGCGTCAGCTTCCCCATGTTCGGCAAGATCGAGGTGAATGGCAGCAAAGCGCACCCGCTGTATCAACACCTGAAGGAACAGGCTCCGGGGCTGCTTGGCAGCAAGGGGATCAAATGGAACTTCACCAAGTTCCTGGTCAATCGCGAGGGTGATGTGGTCAAGCGCTATGCACCCACCGACAAGCCAGAGAAGCTCGCCGGCGATATCGAAGCGTTGCTCTGAGATGTTACCCCGCCGCCGCCCTGTCCGGGGCGGCGCACCGGTTCCCCTTGCACGTCATCGCACGCGAATAGCATTTTTATTCGCCAGTGTAAAATCAGAAAAACCCTGACTCGCAAGTCGCATGGCGGATCACCTATTTTCGTGTAAGAGATATCTGACAATTCATGTGAGAGATCGCTGATGCGCTGTAAGAGATCGGATAACAGGCTGTGCGCTCGCGCACAAAAACTGCCGAACGATCGTACTGGAAAGACTGAAAATTGATCATAAAGCGCCACTTTTTTTGTTTTTTTGAATCAGTTCACCCGGAATTTTCATTTTTGACATTTGTATCCGTTCTGCAGAAGAATCCCTGCGCTTTCCGGTGTGCCTGAAGCACCGGAAGTGATGGCATTCTGATATCACTGCTGAGGTTTTTTGTGGCAGAACAGGGACGAAAAAAAACAGCGCCAGGGAGTGCTTCGCGTCTTTCCGGTACCGCCGTGCAGAAACTGGTGCGCGGTGTGGCGCGTCTGGTGGAAGGACAGCGGCGTTTCGCCGACGAGTTCGGCTTGCCCTACGGACGACTCTTTCACGATGCCTTCGAAGCGTTCAAGGATCAGCCACCGGAAACGGTGATTCGCGCCTGGCTGGATGCCGGTGCGGAGGCTGATGGAGCGCTGGAGGCCTTGTTCTCGGATTTGCTGGGCCACCAGCTTGCACTGGTGGAGGCGCTGGCGGCTGTCAGCGCCGCGCCCGACAAGACATCCGGTCTTGCCGAGCGTCTGGCAACCTTGTTCCGGCGTGCGCCGCAGGTGCGGCACGATGCCAGTCATCGGGATTACATGGAAGTGATCGCGCCGGTCTTTGTGACCGCTTACGCCTCGGCCAGAGAGCAGGTGACACCGCCTGCTTCTCTGCCGTCAGGCGCAGGCCATTCCTCTTCCTCCTCCAGTCAGGATTTATGACGATGCGCGCGTCTCTGCTTGCTGTAATGACCGTGTTGCTGGCCGCTTGTGGCTCTCCGGCACTGAAAGTCGGGGTTTCCTCGACGGCGGATATCAACAAGAACGAATTTGACGAGCCGCTGGCGGTGGTCGTGCGCGTTTACCAGTTGCGTGACCCGCAGCGTTTCGAGGAGGCCACCTTCGAGGAGCTCTGGCGCGAGGATTACCGCGTGCTGGGTAACGACCTGGTGATGAAAGAAGAATTCACCATGGACCCGGCCTATCAGCGCCGCATCGACATGCCGCGCCACGACCAGGCCAAGCATGTCGCCGCCATGGCGGTGTTTCGTGCGCCGGAAGATACCCACTGGCGCGATCTCAAGCCCATGCCCGGCAATTTCCTCACCCGGCGGTTCAGTCGCCGGGTCGGGGTCACCCTGGAGCAGAACCGTCTGATTCTGGATTGATGTCATGAGTGAGCAACAGCATGAGTGAACAGCAGAAAGTGGTCTGGGCGGAAGGACTCTTCCTGGGCCAGCAACACTTCCAGCTGTGGGACAAGGGCCTGCGGCACGACTATCAGCAGCGCAGCCGCTTGCTGAATCCGCATTGCTGGGGGCTGGTGAGCCTCTCCCTGACCCGCGAAGCGCTGAGCAACGGCCAGTGTCGCGTCGAGGCGGTGACGGCCGTTCTGCCGGATGGCCGTCTGGTGCGCTTCGATGCCGGCGAGCAGGGGCAGGCGCTGACCTGCGAACTGGCGGGCGGCGGTGATCAGGTGGATGTCTGGCTGGCCCTGCCCGCCAATGATCGTGTGGGCGGCATCAATGGCTATCACGAGCAGGGCCGCCTGTGCGGGTGGCAGGCGGCTTACCGCGACATTGCGGATGAACACGACCCGTCGCGCAGCCGTGAGGTCATCCTGGCACAGCCGAATCTGACGTTGCTGCGCAGCGATCAGTCCCGCGATCAGTACAGCACGCTGTGTATCGGTCGTTTCGAGCATCAGGGTGATGGGCAGTACCGCGCGCTGGAACCATTCATTCCGCCTGCGGTGAATCTGGCCGCCTCGCCCATGTTGCGGGGGTGGGCAGTGCGTATCCGTGATTTGCTGGCGGCACGCGTGCGGCAGCTCTCCCAGCAGCGCAACAGCTACGGCGATCTGGCGGATATGGGCGCGCGCGAGATGGGTCAGTTTCTGCGTCTGCTGCAACTGCGCCCGGCGCTGGCGACGCTGGAGCACCTGCTGAGTCAGGACGGCACCCATCCGGAAACCCTGTATCGCGAATCGGTGCGTTTGCTCAACGGGCTGTGTGATTTTCAGGCGGATCAGAGCGACCTGGATCTGCCCGAGTATCGTCATAGCGATCTGACCGCGGTGTTCACGACGCTGGAAACCCGGCTGCGCGATTTCCTCGCCGAGGCGGCGCCGACGCCCAGCACCGCCCTGACCTTGCGTGACGAAAGCCCCGCCGTGCGTATCGCCGAAGGGGTGCCATGGGAAGCCCTTGATCGACAACACCTGTACCTGGGGGTCAGTCACGACGCCGATGATCCGAGCTGGGTGACAGACTTTGCACGCCAGACCAAGAGCGGCAGCCGAGAGGATCTTGAACTGATCCTGGCGTCGGCGCTGCCAGGTATCCGCTTGAGCCACACCCAGCGACCGCCAAACCGGCTGCCGGTTAAAAGCGGCTTCGAATATTTTCGCTTTGAGCCCACCGGCGAATTCTGGCCCCGCGCCCTGGAGGCACGCAGCCTGGCGATCTTCCTGCCAGCGGCCTTCCAGAATGCGCGCTTCAATTTGCTGTGCGTGGAGGACTGAACAATGAATCCATTGCTGGAGTGCAGTGCCCATCTTCTGGACCTGGTCATGCCGCTGCGTGCGGGCGGCGGCGACGCACCGGATGATCTGCGTGAGCGGGTACTGGACGGTTTCGACCAGTTCGAGCGGATGGCCTTTGAGCGCCAGATCAGCACCGCCGACGTGCAGCAGGCCAAGTTTGCGCTGGCCACCTTTATCGACGAGTCGGTGATGGCGTCATCCTGGGCACATCGCATGGAGTGGATGAGTAATCCGCTTCAGTTGCAACTGTTCGGCGAGCACCTCGGCGGTGAAGCCTTTTTTGTGCGTCTTGCAGAGCTGCGCCAGCGCGGTGAACAAAGTCTGGATCTGCTCGAGCTCTACTACGTTTGCTTGCAGCTCGGTTTCGAAGGCGTCTACAAGCTGCGGGGCCTGGAGCAACTGATGGCCCTGCAGGTGGACCTGCGTAGCCAGATTGACGGCCATCGCGGCGTGGCCGACCCCCGGTTGGCGCCCTCCGGTCAGCCCCGGGAGCACCTGTTCGCCCGTATGGGCCGCGAGGTGCCCTATTGGGTGATTGCCACCGTCACGGTGGCGTTCATGTTCTTCAGTTACACCGGCTACACCGCCGTCAGCGCCAAGAGTGCGCGCGATGCCGCACGGGAAATTCGTGTGGAGACAGACCGGCTGGGTATTCATCTCGGCCGTGAAGACGAGTCAGGCAAGGGGATGCACGGATGACACCCAAGGGACAGATACTGCAAAAAATGAAAGGCCTGTTGTTGTCGCGCTTTGGCAGCTCGGCCATCGGCCTGATCGTCCTGATTGCGCTGGTCTGGTACGCGGGGCCCTATGTCGGGCTGACGGACCGCAGCCTCCGTCTCTGGGTTATCGCGGGTCTGGTCGGCCTGTTTGTGCTGGCCGCCGGAGTGCGCTGGTTATGGGCGCGGCATCGCGGCGCCACCCTGCGGGCGCAGATCAGTGGTGAAGGGCAGGCCGCCGAGATCGACAGTATCCGCGAAAAGATGGACGAGGCCATTTCAGCCCTGAAGTCCTCGCGACTGGGCGGCGGCTATCGGGGCAGCGCTGCGCTGTATGCATTGCCCTGGTACATGGTGATCGGCCCCTCTGCGGCGGGCAAGAGCACCATGCTGCGAAATTCAGGCCTGCATTTCCCATATGCCGATGCCGACGACCTGCACTTCCGTGGTGTGGGTGGCACGCGCAACTGCGACTGGTGGTTCTCTGACCAGGCTGTGTTGCTGGATACCGCAGGTCGCTATACCACGGAAGAAGAGGATCGGGACGAGTGGTTCGCGTTTCTCGACATGCTGCGCAAACAGCGTCGCCGCGCGCCCATCAATGGGGTGCTGGTGGCCATCAGCGTTGCCGATCTGTTAACCGCCGACAGTGAAGCGCTGGAGCGGCATGTACGCATTATCCGTGAACGCATCAACGAACTGATGCAGCGTCTCGGGTTGGTATTTCCGGTATTTATTGTCTTTACGAAAAGCGATCTGATTCCCGGTTTCGAGGAATTCTTCGAGGACCTGAGTGACACGGAGCGCAGCCAGCTGTGGGGCGCCTACCTGCTGGAAGACGGCGACCAGGCAGCACCGGCTGCCGAGGCGTTCGAACACCACATGCAACAGCTCTACAGTCGCCTGTGCGAGCTGCGTCTGCGCAAGCTGTCCATGCAGCGCAAGCTGGATCGCAAGGCAGCCTTGTACGCCTTCCCGGACCAGTTCAGCGCGGCAGCGGAAAAACTCTCGGAATGCATCAACATGCTGTTCCGCGACAATCCGTATCAGGAAACGCCGCAGTTCGCCGGGGCCTACTTCACCAGTGGCACGCAGGAAGGGACGCCGCTGACCCGCCTGGTGGGCAACCTGCGCCAGGCCTTCGGTTTCGACGAGCGCGAGGCACCCCCGCGCAGCAGCGCGCCGCGCCCCTACTTTATCAATCGCCTGTTCACGGAAGTGGTTATTCCGCTACACACCTTTGTGCGCGGCAATCGTCGCCGGGTGCTGTGGGATCGCGGCCTGAAAACCGGCGCCATCGCTGTGGGGCTGGTGCTGGTCGTCAGCACACTGCTGACATTGAGCGCCTCTTACGGTGCCAATTCCCTGTTGTTGAATCAGGGGGTTTCGCACAGCCGTCAGGTCAGTCAGGCGCTCGCCGATGATCGCTACGACGTGCAGGATCGCTATCAGGTGCTGGCGGATGCCTTTGCGCATTATCAGCAGCTGCTGGCCTATGAAGACGATCGCCCCTGGCGCTTCCGCTTCGGTGTTTACAATGGCCATCACCAGTTGCCCGTGATGGCCGACCTGCTGGAAAACGCCATGGGGCGCTTCTACCGGCAACCCGCCTTTCATTCCCTGGAGCTGGCACTGGAAAACATGGGGCGGAACTGGGAGGCCGCTGACCGGCGTGGGCAGGAAGCCATGCGCGATGATTACTATGCCGCGCTGAAAACCTACCTGATGCTCAGCCGTGCGCCGCAACGTATGGAGACAGAGGTAGCGGTGCCGGTCCTCAATGGGCTGTGGCTCGAGCGTCTTGGCCAGAACAAGGAGCCCGTGTTCCGGGATGCGGCCACGGACGCGTCGCACCCGCTGTATGGCCTGGCAGAATTTTATGTGGCCCGTCTGGCAGCGGGTGAGCAGCGCCTGAACGCGCGCCAGTCGCTGATCACACAAGCCCGCGAGAACCTGCAATCGCCCCCGGATGCAGGGCAGATGTACGCCCAGGTGATGTCGCGGGGTGCCAACGAACTCAAAGACCTCGGCATCGATGACCTGCTTGATCGCAATGCGCGCCAATTGCTGGGTTCCGGCATCCGTGTGCCCGGCGTCTATACACGGGATGGCTGGAACCGGTTCGTGCGTGAGCAGATCGAGGCGCGCATCGACGCCGCGACCCGGGGTGACTGGGTGCTGACGGGCCGCTACCTGCCGGGCGAAGGCGAAGACACCGACGGCACGCTCATTGATGAAGGGCTGGCGGCCTCGCTGCGTGAGGACATTCGTGCGCTCTATTTTGATGATTATGCCGAGGCCTGGCTGGCCTTCCTGGCGCAGACGCGACTGCGCCGTTTCGCATCGCTGGAAGAAGGCGTTGGCCGTATTGATCAGTTGTCGCGCAGCGGTGGGGCGCTGGGCCAGCTGATGAACGGTGTCTCGCATAACCTGACCTTGCATGAAGCCGCGCCCGGCCCGGGGGCAGCGGCGCTGGCCGAGCTGGGGGATCGCCGGGTGACCATCAAGGCGATGGACGAACGCACCGCTGAGCTGCGTCGCTTCGTGCGCGCCGCCGAAAATCGTTCTGTCAGTGAGCTGGTCAACCAGTATCTGGTCACCCTCTCGGCCCTCAAAGCCGATATGGAACGTCTGGCGCTGGCCGTCAATGTTCCCCTGGAAGCCGAGCAGTACGCGGGCAGCATTCTGGGCCGTGGTGGGTCGGAGACCGAGCTCTATCGCAGCTGGGTAACGCTCAGCAGTCTGCTCAGCACGATTGATCCGGAAACGCGGGAAGCGCTGCGTCCGTTGCTGGAAGGGGCCGTGCGCGAGAGCTGGCGCCAGGTGCTGCTGCAGGCACGGGTCAGCATCGGCCAGCAGTGGCAGCATGAAGTGGCCAATACGTTCGAAGCGCGCCTGGAAAATCGCTTCCCGTTCAATGCACGGGGCCAGGATGCCTCACTCGACGACATGGCTGACTTCTTCCGCCCCGGAGATGGCCGCTTCTGGGCGTTCCTGAACGACACCCTGTCACCGTTTGTCGAGCAAGGCCGTGGCGGTTGGCGAGAGCGCACCTGGCTGGACCAGGGCTTGGGTCTCTCGCCACGTTTTCTGGGTAGTGTGGCATCAAGCCAGGTCATTACAGACAGTCTGTTCGGTCGCGGTGGCCGTCATCCGGAGCTCAGCTTCTATCTCTATCCGGTTCCCTCGCGGGGCGTTACTGAAATCCTGCTGGAGAGTAACGGTCAGTCCTACCGTTACCGCAACGGCCCGCAGGAATGGCGCCGCTTTACCTGGCCCGGTGATCAGGACCTGATCGGCGCGCGCATCAGCGGCGTGGCGGCGCGCGGGCAGAGTCGCGACGAAATCCGTGCGGAGGGTCAATGGGCCCTGTTCCGCTTGTTCAACCAGGCTGCCATGTCGCGTGAGAGCGATCAGGACCTGATGTTGCAATGGGAACTGAGTGGCGGCATGAGTGATCCGCTGCTGGTGCGCTATCGTTTGCGCGCTGATCGACAATCGAATCTGTTCCGTAATCGCGTGCTCAACACCTTCCGCGTGCCCGCGGATATCTTCGGCAGCCTGGCGCCCACAGCGGGCAGTGTGCTGGAGGCAAGCTGATGTTCGGATTCCTCAAACAACAGCGTGCCGGTGCGGAAGGACACGCCGCGGAGAAGCCGGTGATCTCGGCCTTCGGCAAGCTGCCGATTCGGGCGGATTTCATCAAGCATCGCGTGGACGAGCGGGAAATTCGAGAACTGGATCAGTGGATACAGGAAGGCTATGCGCTGATATCCCGGCGTCTTAACGGCCCGCACAATGCGCCGGGTTTCCCCCAGGCCATCGTGCACCATGCCGTGTTTGCAGGCACCGACAACCAGCGCACCGTGCTGGCCACTATTGCTCCCGGCAGCGACCGCAGCGGCCGCTGGTATCCGTTCGTGCTGGCGACCCTGGCGCGGTCGCAGAGCCTTATGCAGGTACAGGCCGCCGTGCCGCTGGTGTACGGCCCCTTCTTCCGTCACGCCGCGGACATTGTCGGGCAGCGGTGGCGGCATGAACCGCTGGAAACCCTGCTGGGCTGCCTGGATGCGGTGGCGGAGGACAGTGTCGCCAAGGGCCGCAGCGCCATGGTCGAGCGCGAGTTGGGGCTGCTGCGTGCCACCTCGCTTGATGTCATGCGCGACATGGCGCTTGAGCTCGGCGGCGGTGATGCGGCGCGGTTTCATCAGGGTGTGGTGGATCTGATTTCCGCTGTGGTCCGCCGCGGCCCGGCGCGTACCGCCTGGGGCATACGCTTGCCGCTACCAGCCGGGGAGCATGCCGAGGCAGGCCTGGTGTTCTGGTTGCGTTTGCTGGACAGCCTGCTGGGGCAAAACTGGCGCGGCAGTTATTTCTGGCGCAGCCGCGACAACGCCTTCGGTCAGGTCACGATCTTCTTTCGCCGTGTGCCGCCCAGTTTTCTGCCGCACCTTTTCGACGACACGCTGCGTGATGGCACAGTTCAGAGCCTGGCGCAGTTGCTGGACGAACCGGCACCGGCAGCGCGCAAGGCACTGGATATCGCCGCGCTGGAACAGGGCAGTCTGCTGGATCTGCTCAGCCGCTACGTCAGTGGAGGTACGCTGTGAATGTAATGCATGCGCCACTGCAGGCCTGGGTGCAGGCACGGGAAGACGGCGAAGATCCCCGTTACAGCGACGCGTTTTCCGCCTTGCGTGGTGAAGTGGAAAAACTCAGCGGCAATGATTTCGAGCGCATCAGCGAATTGGGCGAAGCCATTCTTACCGAACAGGCGCTGGATCTGCGCGTGCTGGCCTATGTGTCACTGGCGCGCACCTACCTGCATGGCGCCAGCGGGCTGCACGACGCGGTGCTGGCCTGGTGCTGGGTACTGGAATCCCGCTGGGAACAATGCTTTCCGCAACGCGACAAGGCGCGCCGTGCCGCCGTGGAATGGCTGACCAATGAGCGCTTCCCCGTCTTTCTGGCGCGCAATACCCACGACGGTGAGGTGGTGTCGGCGCTGACCGAGGCGGTGTCCCGCTTGCATGCGCTGATCGAGCAACGTCTTGGCGAGCCGGTGCGCCTCAAGGCGATCAACAAGTGGCTGGACGACAACGCCGCGCGCCCAACCGCTGCGCCGGCGGAACCGGACAGCGCAGAGCACGATGACGCGCAGGCATCGCCGCCCCGGCGTGCGCCGGCGGAACCCGGCGCGCGCTCGCCAGCCCATCAGGCGCCAGCGTCCGGTGCTATTGACAGTGACAAGGCCGAACAGAAAGCACTGCGAGACCTGCTGGCCTGGTACCGCGCCGAGCAGCGATTTCTGGAGCTGGTATCACTGGGCCGCGTCATGCGCTGGTCTGATCTGGTGCCGCCACCGGCGGATAACGGCAGCACCCGTGTGCTGCCGCCGCGTCCCGCATCGCTGAACGCGGTCAGTGCGGCGCTGGATCGTCAGCAATGGAGCGAAGCGTTACTGGCGGCCGAGCGTGCTTTTCTTGAACCCGGTGGCCAGTTCTGCTTCCAGATCCAGCACTGGGCGCATCAGGCGGCCAAGGGGCTGGGTTTGCGTCAGGTCTGTGCCCGCATCGAACAGGACACCGCCGCCTTGCTGGCGCAACACCGTGACCTGTTGCGGCTGCGGTTTGCAGATGGCGAGCCGTTCGTCTCCGGGAACGCGGCCAACTGGATTGAAGCACTGATGGCCCCGGCGGAATCCGGGGGCGGTGCCGACAACGAGCGCTGGCCAGCACTCGGCCGCGAAGCGGAGGCGCGCGTGGCCGAACAGGGCCTTGCCGCCGGGCTGGGTTTTCTGGATGAGCAGCCGGCGCACAGTGACCGGGAGCGGGTGGAGCTTGATCTGCTGCGCGCCGGGCTGACGCTGACGCAAGGGCGCGCTGATCTGGCCCTGCCGCTGCTGGAGTCCGTTAACGAGCGCCTCGCTGCACGCGATATCGGTCGTTGGGAGCCGGCGTTGGCCCTGCGCGCCTGGCGCATGCTGCAACAGGCGCTGCGCGCGGGCGAAGAGAGCGAGGCACAGCGGCAACGTCTCGAGGACATCAGTCAGCTGATCAGCCGCACCGATATCACCGCTGCCGCGGCCATGCTGTAGCGGCCACTACACACGATAGAGAGGGATTGTCATGTCGAAGAGCTTCCAGAATGAACTGCCGCGGGCCCGGGTCAATATCACGCTTGATCTGGAAACCGGCGGCGCCAAGAAAAAACTCGAACTGCCACTGAAGCTGCTGGTGATGGGCGACTACAGCAACGGGCAATCGGAAGGCCGCATCGCCGAGCGCGAGCGCGTTCGCATTGACCGCAATAATGTCAACGATGTGCTGAAAGACATGGCGCCGCGCGTGCGCTACACGGTGGAAAACACCCTCCGCGATGACGGCACCGACATTCAGGTTGATCTGAAGTTCGACAGCTTCAACTCCTTCAAGCCGGAGCAGGTGGCCCAACGCATTCCGCAACTCAACGACATGCTGGCCATGCGCAGCCTGCTCAAGGACCTGAAATCAAACCTGCTGGATAACAGCAAGTTTCGCCGCGAGCTGGAGCGGATCGTCAAGACAAAACCGGAGCTGGATGAGCTGATGGGTGAGCTCAGCAATCTGGTGCCGCTTGATGCCAACGATGAAAGCGGTAACGACAAGGACAACGACGCCTGAGGCAGGAGAGAGACATGGCTACCCAGCAACAGAACAGCACCGCTGCTGCCGCGCAAACCGAAGCGCAGGGCAGCATCTATGAACGCCTGTGCGGCATGGTCGACATCGAGCCGGTGGGCGAGAAAGTGGCCCTGAGCAGCTTTCACCAGAGTGCCAATATGGCGGAAGTGCCGCTGGAGCAGCGCCTGACCGCTGCCTTGCAGGTCTTCCTGGATCTGGCCAGCCGCAGCGAGAACTTTGATCGCATCGACAAGACCTTGCTGGATCAGTACATCGCCCGTATCGACAGCGCGATCAGCCGTCAGCTGGATGCGGTGATGCATCACCCGGAATTCCAGAAGGTTGAGTCTGCCTGGGTCTCCCTGAAATTCCTGGTGGACCGTTGTGACCCGAAAGCGAATATCCGGGTAGAACTGCTCGACGCCAGCAAGGATGACCTGGTAGAGGATTTCGAGGATGTGCCGGATGTGACCCAGTCGGGCCTGTTCAATCACCTGTACATCCAGGAATACGACACGCCGGGCGGCGAACCCATGTCGGCCGTTATTTCCAATTTCGAGTTCGACTGCTCGGCGCCGGATATTTCCCTGCTGACGGAAATCTCGCGCGTGGCGGCTGCGGCCCATTGCCCTTTTCTGGGCAGTGCCGGTTCGCGTTTCTTCGGCAAGCAGAGCATCGAGGAAGTGCCGAAGATCCAGGACGTAGGCAGCTATCTGGAGAAAGCCGAGTACACCCGCTGGCGCAGCTTCCGCGAAAGCGAGGATTCCCGCTATGTAGGTCTGGTGATGCCGCGTTTTCTGTTGCGTTTGCCCTACGGCGAAAGCAACCCCGTGCGGTTGTTCAATTATGAAGAGAGCGTGGCAGGCCCGGATCATGAGAAGTATCTGTGGGGTAATGCCACCTTTGCCTTTGCCTCCAACATGGCGCGCAGCTTCAAACAGTATGGCTGGACCGTGAACATCCGCGGCCCCGAAGCGGGCGGCAAGCTGGAGAACCTGCCGCTGCATCACTACGACATTGGCCGCGGCACCCAGGCGAAGATCCCCACCGAGATTCTGATCTCGGAGACCAAGGAGCTGGAGTTTGCGGATGAGGGCTTCATTCCGCTGAGTTTCTACAAGAACAGCGATTATGCCTGTTTCTTCTCCGCTAACTCTGTGCAGAAGGCGGCGGAGTACAACACCCCGGAAGCGACTGCCAATGCGCGCATCAACACGCGCTTGCCGTACATCTTCCTGGTCTCGCGCCTGGCCCATTACCTGAAGGTCATCCAGCGCGAAAACATCGGCGCCAGCAAGGGTCGCCAGGAGCTGGAGAATGAGCTCAATGACTGGCTCCAGGGTCTGGTGACCAAGATGAATAATCCGGATCCGGAACTGGTGGCCAACTACCCGCTTCAGGACGGCTACGTGAAGGTGCACGACATTCCGGAAAACCCGGGTTACTACCGGGTGGACATGGCAGTGATGCCGCACTTCCAGATCGAAGGGGTGGACGTGCGTTTGTCACTGGTATCGCAATTGCCTGCGGGCAAGGAAGGCTGAGCCCAGGGGGGAGCAGCCGCACCCATCACATCCACTTTGCCCACGCCCGGCATTTGTCGGGCATCCGGGGGGAGGGTGTGGCGTGTCGGCGCCGTTGTCGGCATGTGCATTTAACTTGATATCCAACAGGAGGTTCTTATGGCGATTCCCGCCTATATGTGGATCAAGGATGATCAGGGCAATGATGTTGAAGGCTCTGTATCCATCGCTGATCGCGAGGGCAGCATCGAGGTGCTGCATTTTGATCACGAACTGCGTATTCCCACCGACGGGGATACTGGCGCGCTGACCGGTACGCGCAAGCATGAACCGTTCGTCTTTACCAAGGCGTTCGACAGTGCTTCGCCGTACCTGTACAAGGCGTGCAGCAATGGTCAGACCCTCAAGGAGCTGGTGCTGCGCTGGTATCGCATCGACGACACCGGCACGGAAAAGGAATATTTCCGGCACACGCTGAAGGACGTGAAGATCACTTCGGTCAAGCCGGTGATGCATAACGTCAAGGATGTCGACAAGGAAAGCTACCCGCACCTGGAGCAGGTATCTGCTCGCTATGCCGGTGTCACCTGGACTTATGTCGACGGCAACATCGAATTCTCGGACTCCTGGACCGAGGGTCGGTAAGCCCGGCAGGGCGGGGCTTGCCTCGCCCTTTCTGTCTGCCTGAAGGACGGGATATCCCATGACCGCTGCTCTGTTTGAAGTGCTGCATGGCCGCTTTGCCGATGGCACCCCGGTGGCCAGCCTGGAAGGCCGCGAGGCGCGTCTGCGCAGTATTCATGATCACCTGCGCCGGTTGCTTAACGCGCGCCATGATGCGTTGCCGCACCTGCCGGAGTACGGTTTGCCGGATTTGCCCACTTTGTATGACGGCCTGCCTTATTCACTGGATGCACTGATTCGTCTGGTGCGCGATGCGATCACGAGATTCGAGCCGAGGCTTCAGCATGTGCAGGTGGCCGCGCGAGTGTCCGACACGCGCGAGTGTGTGGTGCAACTGGAAGTGACCGGCGTAGTGGAAAACGGCGAACTGGCCCGGTTCCGCACCTTCTTGCAAAGCGATGGCGGTGCAGAAGTACGCCAGGGAGTGGCCAATGCGCGAGTATTTTGAATCCGAGATGCGGCTGCTGCATGATGCGGCGGCCGATTTTGCCCGTGCCCATCCTGAACAGGCGCGGATGCTCAACCTGACCGAAGTCCGTGATCGGGACCCTTATGTAGAACGTCTGCTCGAAGGCATGGCGTTCATGGCGGCGCAGATTCGCGCCCGCATTGATGACAGCGAAGTCGCGGTCAGCGAACAACTGC
This region of Isoalcanivorax indicus genomic DNA includes:
- a CDS encoding glutathione peroxidase; this encodes MSDVYGFSATTLRGEERSLADYRGKVLLIVNTASKCGLTPQYKGLQALYEQYQERGLVILGFPCDQFGHQEPGDETQISEFCEINYGVSFPMFGKIEVNGSKAHPLYQHLKEQAPGLLGSKGIKWNFTKFLVNREGDVVKRYAPTDKPEKLAGDIEALL
- the tssJ gene encoding type VI secretion system lipoprotein TssJ, with the translated sequence MRASLLAVMTVLLAACGSPALKVGVSSTADINKNEFDEPLAVVVRVYQLRDPQRFEEATFEELWREDYRVLGNDLVMKEEFTMDPAYQRRIDMPRHDQAKHVAAMAVFRAPEDTHWRDLKPMPGNFLTRRFSRRVGVTLEQNRLILD
- the tssK gene encoding type VI secretion system baseplate subunit TssK, which encodes MSEQQKVVWAEGLFLGQQHFQLWDKGLRHDYQQRSRLLNPHCWGLVSLSLTREALSNGQCRVEAVTAVLPDGRLVRFDAGEQGQALTCELAGGGDQVDVWLALPANDRVGGINGYHEQGRLCGWQAAYRDIADEHDPSRSREVILAQPNLTLLRSDQSRDQYSTLCIGRFEHQGDGQYRALEPFIPPAVNLAASPMLRGWAVRIRDLLAARVRQLSQQRNSYGDLADMGAREMGQFLRLLQLRPALATLEHLLSQDGTHPETLYRESVRLLNGLCDFQADQSDLDLPEYRHSDLTAVFTTLETRLRDFLAEAAPTPSTALTLRDESPAVRIAEGVPWEALDRQHLYLGVSHDADDPSWVTDFARQTKSGSREDLELILASALPGIRLSHTQRPPNRLPVKSGFEYFRFEPTGEFWPRALEARSLAIFLPAAFQNARFNLLCVED
- the icmH gene encoding type IVB secretion system protein IcmH/DotU, translated to MNPLLECSAHLLDLVMPLRAGGGDAPDDLRERVLDGFDQFERMAFERQISTADVQQAKFALATFIDESVMASSWAHRMEWMSNPLQLQLFGEHLGGEAFFVRLAELRQRGEQSLDLLELYYVCLQLGFEGVYKLRGLEQLMALQVDLRSQIDGHRGVADPRLAPSGQPREHLFARMGREVPYWVIATVTVAFMFFSYTGYTAVSAKSARDAAREIRVETDRLGIHLGREDESGKGMHG
- the tssM gene encoding type VI secretion system membrane subunit TssM, with the translated sequence MTPKGQILQKMKGLLLSRFGSSAIGLIVLIALVWYAGPYVGLTDRSLRLWVIAGLVGLFVLAAGVRWLWARHRGATLRAQISGEGQAAEIDSIREKMDEAISALKSSRLGGGYRGSAALYALPWYMVIGPSAAGKSTMLRNSGLHFPYADADDLHFRGVGGTRNCDWWFSDQAVLLDTAGRYTTEEEDRDEWFAFLDMLRKQRRRAPINGVLVAISVADLLTADSEALERHVRIIRERINELMQRLGLVFPVFIVFTKSDLIPGFEEFFEDLSDTERSQLWGAYLLEDGDQAAPAAEAFEHHMQQLYSRLCELRLRKLSMQRKLDRKAALYAFPDQFSAAAEKLSECINMLFRDNPYQETPQFAGAYFTSGTQEGTPLTRLVGNLRQAFGFDEREAPPRSSAPRPYFINRLFTEVVIPLHTFVRGNRRRVLWDRGLKTGAIAVGLVLVVSTLLTLSASYGANSLLLNQGVSHSRQVSQALADDRYDVQDRYQVLADAFAHYQQLLAYEDDRPWRFRFGVYNGHHQLPVMADLLENAMGRFYRQPAFHSLELALENMGRNWEAADRRGQEAMRDDYYAALKTYLMLSRAPQRMETEVAVPVLNGLWLERLGQNKEPVFRDAATDASHPLYGLAEFYVARLAAGEQRLNARQSLITQARENLQSPPDAGQMYAQVMSRGANELKDLGIDDLLDRNARQLLGSGIRVPGVYTRDGWNRFVREQIEARIDAATRGDWVLTGRYLPGEGEDTDGTLIDEGLAASLREDIRALYFDDYAEAWLAFLAQTRLRRFASLEEGVGRIDQLSRSGGALGQLMNGVSHNLTLHEAAPGPGAAALAELGDRRVTIKAMDERTAELRRFVRAAENRSVSELVNQYLVTLSALKADMERLALAVNVPLEAEQYAGSILGRGGSETELYRSWVTLSSLLSTIDPETREALRPLLEGAVRESWRQVLLQARVSIGQQWQHEVANTFEARLENRFPFNARGQDASLDDMADFFRPGDGRFWAFLNDTLSPFVEQGRGGWRERTWLDQGLGLSPRFLGSVASSQVITDSLFGRGGRHPELSFYLYPVPSRGVTEILLESNGQSYRYRNGPQEWRRFTWPGDQDLIGARISGVAARGQSRDEIRAEGQWALFRLFNQAAMSRESDQDLMLQWELSGGMSDPLLVRYRLRADRQSNLFRNRVLNTFRVPADIFGSLAPTAGSVLEAS